The Deinococcus seoulensis genome has a segment encoding these proteins:
- a CDS encoding IclR family transcriptional regulator, giving the protein MLSLQKAANILGAFSAEQPEWGVRALASHLGVPRATAHAYLAGLTEAGFLRRTPAGKYRLSWHLAEMGAQLTASLPWFPEARALITRLALEVRAVAFLCILEGEEVVATIRERHPDADIDLPLDVYLPATATASGKILYAHADITPRSFEACTPSSITSLDEWKTEVAKVRRLGYAYSIEEWIPGQCTLGVPYHALHSGLPDGHPGDTVVAAIGVQMSAGRYLREERSIRERVLQIVREAEALP; this is encoded by the coding sequence GTGCTCTCCCTTCAGAAAGCGGCCAACATCCTGGGGGCTTTCAGCGCCGAACAACCCGAATGGGGCGTCCGGGCACTGGCCTCCCACCTCGGCGTGCCCCGCGCCACCGCACACGCCTACCTCGCCGGACTGACCGAGGCGGGCTTCCTGCGCCGCACCCCCGCCGGCAAGTACCGCCTGTCCTGGCACCTCGCCGAGATGGGCGCGCAACTCACCGCCTCGCTGCCGTGGTTCCCCGAGGCCCGCGCCCTGATCACCCGGCTGGCCCTGGAGGTCCGCGCCGTGGCGTTCCTGTGCATCCTGGAAGGCGAGGAGGTCGTCGCGACCATCCGCGAACGCCACCCGGACGCCGACATCGACCTGCCGCTCGACGTGTACCTGCCCGCCACCGCCACCGCCAGCGGCAAGATCCTGTACGCGCACGCCGACATCACGCCCCGCAGCTTCGAGGCCTGCACGCCCAGCTCCATCACCTCACTGGACGAATGGAAGACCGAGGTCGCCAAGGTCCGCCGCCTCGGGTACGCGTACTCCATCGAGGAATGGATTCCCGGCCAGTGCACCCTGGGCGTCCCGTACCACGCGCTGCACAGCGGCCTGCCCGACGGACACCCCGGCGACACGGTCGTGGCGGCCATCGGCGTGCAGATGAGCGCCGGACGCTACCTGCGCGAGGAACGCAGCATCCGCGAACGCGTCCTGCAGATCGTCCGCGAGGCCGAAGCGCTGCCCTGA
- a CDS encoding c-type cytochrome produces the protein MPTRPTHSGRRAPLPTLRPALRSALLPGLLALGLAALPVVAAPAPVLASTPASATLTSTVPLSAAPLSAAQVQAARGETVYVLACAMCHGDRLEGISGPALRGESFEAGFADLPPLGLHDLIRDTMPQDQRGTLSPQEVLDVTAYLLGENGHALPDGGLNAANLSGLLPRRQDTPTHP, from the coding sequence GTGCCCACCCGACCCACTCACTCCGGCCGCCGCGCCCCACTGCCGACCCTGCGACCTGCGCTGCGGTCTGCTCTGCTGCCGGGTCTGCTGGCACTCGGCCTCGCGGCGCTGCCGGTCGTGGCCGCCCCGGCCCCTGTGCTGGCCTCCACCCCCGCCAGCGCCACCCTGACCAGCACCGTCCCGCTCAGCGCCGCCCCGCTCAGCGCCGCCCAGGTGCAGGCCGCGCGCGGCGAGACGGTGTACGTCCTGGCCTGTGCCATGTGTCACGGCGACCGCCTGGAGGGCATCAGCGGTCCCGCCCTGCGCGGCGAGAGCTTCGAGGCGGGCTTCGCGGACCTGCCGCCCCTGGGCCTGCACGACCTGATCCGCGACACCATGCCCCAGGACCAGCGCGGCACCCTGAGCCCGCAGGAAGTCCTGGACGTGACCGCCTACCTGCTCGGCGAGAACGGCCACGCCCTCCCGGACGGCGGCCTGAACGCCGCAAACCTCTCCGGGCTGCTGCCGCGCCGGCAGGACACGCCCACCCATCCCTGA
- a CDS encoding M42 family metallopeptidase, whose amino-acid sequence MSDLNLEYTLDVLVRLLDTPSPTGFTDRAVTLIESELRALGVPSRRTRKGALTWEVPGTGEGHVTFSGHVDTLGAMVKGVKDSGRLRLWGLGGYDWATVEGEDVRVHTQAGQELTGTVVNVRQSTHVHGAALRELKREAAVMEVRLDEPVFGARDVHALGVAVGDFVSFDARPRVTGSGYVKARHLDNKAAVAVFLAVTRELLARPAGVTAAFHITTYEEVGHGAATGIPAHTDELIAVDMAAVGDGQTSSEHHVTLCVADGGGPYDHALGNRLRAAARTAGLDLRVDIYPFYASDGTAAWRAGGDYPVALIGPGVDASHAYERTHTDALRATGDLMLAYLRRD is encoded by the coding sequence GTGAGCGACCTGAACCTTGAGTACACCCTGGACGTGCTGGTGCGCCTGCTGGACACGCCCAGCCCGACGGGCTTCACGGACCGCGCCGTGACCCTGATCGAATCCGAGTTGCGGGCGCTGGGCGTGCCATCCCGCCGGACCCGCAAGGGCGCGCTGACCTGGGAGGTGCCGGGCACGGGCGAGGGGCACGTGACGTTCAGCGGGCACGTGGACACGCTGGGCGCGATGGTCAAGGGCGTCAAGGACAGCGGCCGGTTGCGGCTGTGGGGGCTGGGCGGGTACGACTGGGCGACCGTGGAGGGCGAGGACGTGCGCGTGCACACGCAGGCCGGGCAGGAACTGACGGGCACGGTCGTGAACGTCCGCCAGAGCACGCACGTGCACGGCGCGGCCCTGCGTGAACTCAAGCGCGAGGCGGCCGTCATGGAGGTCCGGCTGGACGAACCGGTGTTCGGCGCGCGGGACGTGCACGCGCTGGGCGTGGCCGTGGGCGACTTCGTGAGTTTCGACGCGCGGCCCCGCGTGACCGGCAGCGGGTACGTGAAGGCCCGCCACCTGGACAACAAGGCGGCGGTCGCGGTGTTCCTGGCGGTCACGCGCGAGCTGCTGGCCCGCCCGGCGGGCGTCACGGCGGCCTTTCACATCACCACGTACGAGGAGGTCGGGCACGGCGCGGCCACCGGCATTCCCGCGCACACCGACGAACTGATCGCCGTGGACATGGCGGCAGTCGGGGACGGGCAGACCAGCAGCGAGCATCACGTGACGCTGTGCGTGGCAGATGGCGGCGGGCCGTACGATCACGCGCTCGGGAACCGGCTGCGCGCCGCGGCCCGCACGGCCGGGCTGGACCTGCGGGTGGACATCTACCCCTTCTACGCCTCGGACGGCACGGCGGCGTGGCGGGCCGGTGGGGACTACCCGGTGGCGCTGATCGGGCCGGGCGTGGACGCCAGTCACGCCTACGAGCGCACGCACACCGACGCCCTGCGCGCCACGGGTGACCTGATGCTGGCCTACCTGCGCCGCGACTGA
- a CDS encoding isochorismatase family protein produces MTLTPNALLLLNAQRHDLEDRSDERALARDWAHHVDEARAAGWLVAFVQWDAPRGADWETFSKAWTLHPDFRAEQGDVLVRAARPDAFEGSELAAQLHGRAVRTLHVLALPGTPELAATLASAQAEGFAVSDVVVPA; encoded by the coding sequence ATGACCCTCACCCCGAACGCCCTGCTGCTGCTGAACGCGCAGCGTCACGACCTGGAGGACCGCAGCGACGAGCGGGCGCTGGCGCGCGACTGGGCGCACCACGTGGACGAGGCCCGCGCGGCCGGGTGGCTGGTGGCGTTCGTGCAGTGGGACGCGCCGCGCGGCGCGGACTGGGAGACCTTCTCGAAAGCCTGGACGCTGCACCCGGACTTCCGGGCCGAGCAGGGCGACGTGCTGGTCCGCGCCGCCCGCCCGGACGCCTTCGAGGGTTCGGAACTGGCCGCGCAGCTGCACGGGCGCGCCGTGCGGACCCTGCACGTGCTGGCGCTGCCGGGCACCCCGGAACTCGCGGCGACCCTGGCGTCCGCGCAGGCGGAGGGGTTCGCGGTGTCGGACGTGGTGGTGCCGGCGTGA
- a CDS encoding NADP-dependent oxidoreductase, whose product MSIPKTMTVMEIQQPGGPEVLQPATRPVPTPGLGEVLVRVQAISINPVDTKWRAGGPLKEFPVVLGWDVSGVIEAVGPYVMEFAAGDEVFGMLAFPQLPGAYAGYVLARAADITLKPAALSHEDAAAMTLAALTAHQALERMDLRAGQRVLIHAGAGGVGHYAVQLARARGAHVIATASAGNVDFVRGLGADEVVDYRARPFEQQVQDVDAVFDTVGGDTTDRSFAVIRPGGWLVSITAAPSEALAQERGVHATRILVYPSRAHLNELVRLVAAGQLRSHVSQVFPLAQVADAHRAQQTGRTVGKLVLRP is encoded by the coding sequence ATGTCCATTCCCAAGACCATGACCGTCATGGAAATCCAGCAGCCCGGCGGCCCCGAAGTCCTGCAACCCGCCACCCGTCCCGTCCCCACGCCCGGCCTGGGCGAGGTGCTCGTGCGCGTGCAGGCGATCAGCATCAACCCCGTGGACACCAAGTGGCGCGCCGGGGGGCCGCTGAAGGAATTCCCGGTCGTGCTGGGCTGGGACGTGTCCGGCGTGATCGAGGCAGTCGGGCCGTACGTGATGGAGTTCGCGGCCGGTGACGAGGTGTTCGGCATGCTGGCCTTCCCGCAGTTGCCCGGCGCCTACGCCGGGTACGTCCTGGCCCGCGCGGCGGACATCACCCTGAAACCCGCCGCGCTGAGTCACGAGGACGCCGCCGCCATGACCCTGGCCGCCCTGACCGCGCATCAGGCGCTGGAGAGGATGGACCTGCGCGCCGGTCAGCGCGTCCTGATCCACGCGGGTGCCGGGGGTGTCGGGCACTACGCGGTGCAGCTGGCCCGCGCGCGCGGCGCGCACGTGATCGCCACCGCCTCGGCCGGGAACGTGGACTTCGTGCGGGGTCTGGGGGCCGACGAGGTCGTGGATTACCGCGCGCGGCCCTTCGAGCAGCAGGTGCAGGACGTGGACGCCGTGTTCGACACGGTTGGCGGCGACACCACGGACCGCTCGTTCGCGGTGATCCGCCCCGGCGGGTGGCTGGTGTCCATCACGGCCGCGCCGTCCGAGGCACTGGCGCAGGAGCGGGGCGTGCACGCCACCCGGATTCTGGTGTACCCGTCGCGCGCGCACCTGAACGAACTCGTGCGGCTGGTCGCGGCCGGGCAACTGCGCTCGCACGTCAGCCAGGTGTTCCCGCTGGCGCAGGTGGCCGACGCGCACCGCGCCCAGCAGACGGGCCGCACGGTCGGCAAGCTCGTGCTGCGCCCCTGA
- a CDS encoding winged helix-turn-helix transcriptional regulator, with protein MTAPAEPPAPAAPLPCPVTTTVAVIGGKWKAVAIYHLLGGPRRFSELQRRMPGVTQRMLTLQLRELEADGLVHREVYPQVPPKVEYSLTPLGLTLEPIVRAMLAWGAAYRERDSQPGQSDTDSD; from the coding sequence ATGACCGCGCCCGCCGAACCGCCCGCACCTGCTGCCCCCCTGCCCTGTCCCGTCACGACCACCGTGGCCGTCATCGGCGGGAAGTGGAAGGCCGTGGCGATCTACCACCTGCTGGGCGGGCCGCGCCGCTTCTCGGAGTTGCAGCGGCGCATGCCGGGCGTCACGCAGCGCATGCTGACCCTGCAACTGCGGGAACTGGAAGCCGATGGACTGGTCCACCGCGAGGTCTACCCGCAGGTACCGCCGAAAGTCGAGTACTCGCTGACCCCGCTGGGCCTGACGCTGGAACCCATCGTGCGCGCCATGCTGGCCTGGGGGGCCGCGTACCGCGAACGCGACAGCCAGCCCGGCCAGTCTGATACCGACTCCGATTGA
- a CDS encoding enoyl-ACP reductase FabI — MSVSIDLSGKTALVMGVANARSLGWAIAQQLLAAGCRVGFSYQGERLKGELDKLLAGHENVWTQQADATSEDDLSALFGRVKDEFGGLDYLVHSIAFAPRAAMDGRFLDTTEADWNTALNVSAYTLVSTCRHAETLLRPGGSVISLTYHASQKVVPKYNVMGVAKAALEATTRYLASEMGAADVRVNTISAGPMRTIAARSIPGFGTMYEKAAEAAPLGRNATPDEVGKLALFLLSDLGSGMTGQTVYVDAGSSIMAMKIEN, encoded by the coding sequence ATGAGTGTCAGCATTGACTTGAGCGGCAAGACGGCCCTGGTGATGGGCGTGGCGAACGCACGCAGCCTCGGCTGGGCCATCGCGCAGCAGCTTCTGGCGGCCGGGTGCCGCGTGGGCTTCTCGTACCAGGGCGAACGCCTGAAAGGCGAACTCGACAAACTGCTCGCCGGACACGAGAACGTCTGGACCCAGCAGGCCGACGCCACCAGCGAGGACGACCTGAGTGCCCTGTTCGGCCGCGTGAAAGACGAATTCGGGGGGCTGGACTACCTGGTGCATTCCATCGCGTTCGCGCCGCGCGCCGCCATGGACGGCCGGTTCCTGGACACCACCGAAGCCGACTGGAACACCGCCCTGAACGTCAGCGCGTACACGCTGGTCTCCACCTGCCGGCACGCCGAGACCCTGCTGCGCCCCGGCGGCAGCGTGATCAGCCTCACCTACCACGCCTCGCAGAAAGTCGTGCCCAAGTACAACGTGATGGGCGTCGCCAAGGCCGCGCTGGAAGCCACCACCCGCTACCTCGCCAGCGAGATGGGCGCCGCCGACGTGCGCGTGAACACCATCAGCGCCGGCCCCATGCGGACCATCGCGGCCCGCTCCATCCCCGGATTCGGCACCATGTACGAGAAAGCCGCCGAGGCCGCCCCGCTGGGCCGCAACGCCACACCCGACGAGGTCGGCAAGCTCGCCCTGTTCCTGCTTTCCGACCTGGGCAGCGGCATGACCGGGCAGACCGTGTACGTGGACGCAGGCTCCAGCATCATGGCCATGAAGATCGAGAACTGA
- the pgeF gene encoding peptidoglycan editing factor PgeF, whose product MTLHTERLMLIRAPHLTAPHAFTTRAGGVSTGPYGGLNLDDREDDPAHVQENRQRLCAALGFTPAQVARLTQVHGTDVVHARSGGHWTGDALVTADAGVLLAIGTADCYPLLLHDPHAGVIGAAHAGWKGTLGRVAARTVQAMTDLGADPARILAAVGPGIRAAAYPVGEEVALAFAQEGLGAHVGADEDELRGDPTWHLDLAGANRAVLRGAGVPDAQVWVSGRCSTEADFYSYRRDAGRTGRMWAVIGQHALRDAPARGQA is encoded by the coding sequence ATGACCCTGCATACTGAACGCCTGATGCTGATCCGCGCGCCGCACCTCACTGCGCCGCACGCCTTCACGACGCGTGCTGGTGGCGTGTCCACCGGTCCCTACGGTGGGCTGAACCTCGACGACCGTGAAGACGACCCCGCGCACGTGCAGGAAAACCGCCAGCGGCTGTGCGCGGCGCTGGGGTTCACGCCCGCCCAGGTGGCCCGCCTGACCCAGGTGCACGGCACCGACGTCGTGCACGCCCGCAGCGGTGGCCACTGGACCGGGGACGCCCTGGTCACCGCCGACGCCGGGGTGCTGCTGGCCATCGGCACCGCCGACTGCTACCCGCTGCTGCTGCACGACCCGCACGCCGGGGTGATCGGCGCCGCGCACGCCGGCTGGAAGGGCACGCTGGGCCGCGTGGCCGCCCGCACCGTGCAGGCCATGACCGACCTGGGCGCCGACCCGGCCCGCATCCTGGCCGCTGTCGGTCCCGGCATCCGCGCCGCCGCGTACCCGGTCGGCGAGGAGGTCGCGCTGGCCTTCGCGCAGGAGGGCCTGGGCGCGCATGTGGGCGCCGACGAGGACGAACTGCGCGGTGATCCCACCTGGCACCTGGATCTGGCCGGAGCGAACCGCGCGGTGCTGCGCGGGGCGGGCGTGCCGGACGCGCAGGTGTGGGTCAGTGGCCGCTGCTCGACCGAGGCGGACTTCTACTCGTACCGCCGCGACGCGGGCCGCACCGGGCGCATGTGGGCCGTGATCGGCCAGCACGCCCTGCGTGACGCTCCGGCGCGGGGGCAGGCGTGA
- a CDS encoding YqeG family HAD IIIA-type phosphatase, with the protein MSLLRPRDVIDHVTHLTPEFLADRGLHGLLLDLDNTLVPYGSYDAQGVASTLAWVRDLKIAGVGLYLLSNATGRRAAFWLDKLEFQGVGLAGKPNPRAFRRALSELHLPAHQVGMVGDQLFTDVLGGNLSGMHTILVRPLATNALPHTRVARRLERAVLKRYGHDWNH; encoded by the coding sequence GTGAGTCTGCTGCGCCCCCGCGACGTGATCGACCACGTCACTCACCTGACACCGGAATTCCTGGCCGACCGGGGCCTGCACGGCCTGCTGCTGGACCTGGACAACACCCTGGTCCCGTACGGCAGTTACGACGCGCAGGGCGTGGCCAGCACCCTGGCCTGGGTCCGCGACCTGAAAATCGCGGGCGTGGGCCTGTACCTGCTGAGCAACGCCACCGGGCGGCGCGCGGCGTTCTGGCTGGACAAACTGGAATTCCAGGGTGTCGGACTGGCCGGGAAGCCCAATCCCCGCGCCTTCCGCCGCGCCCTGAGCGAACTGCACCTCCCGGCGCATCAGGTGGGCATGGTCGGCGATCAACTGTTCACGGACGTGCTGGGCGGCAACCTGAGCGGCATGCACACCATCCTGGTGCGCCCCCTGGCCACAAACGCCCTCCCTCATACCCGCGTGGCCCGCCGCCTGGAACGCGCCGTCCTGAAACGGTACGGGCACGACTGGAATCACTGA
- a CDS encoding ATPase, T2SS/T4P/T4SS family — MALSIGDRRLGAILLEQGYVNDTDLQKALVRHAEVGGRLAEILIDSGMVGEKRIARAIEEALGIPLVNLLVVTPEAQALAAVRPQTALSVQAFPFAVDGGTLRVAIVDPLSSLSIEALEDDSGMNIEPYQALRDQIMWAIATNYPDLNLQAELPADAEANSGGGMMGQRLISRGLITDAQLQIALDSQQQTGEPLGSTLIAQKAITEDQLYEILAEQVGAVYLRNPRDFQPSEDVLGSMLRADALRLNAVPVDETDSGVTVVASDPRKREDIEALVGRPVQLILAKPRDVELLIERFYPQRGRLGEQMVQQGTLSRAQLREALQVQAREGRVKPLGEVIVELGFAGADEIDNALQKQNSGGGRLEDTLVQSGKLSPEMLARSLAAQLGYEFLDPVQNPPDSKVALMIPESTARRYGVVPVRLQGESLVIAMKDPRNVFALDDLKLITGREVIPAVMAEKDIVRLIERYFGSKDMADLNQRLVQESKQRDKDNKRQEDTDVSAGLDDNAVVRVVDNIIREAALQEASDIHIEPTETALRVRYRVDGILREQNELPKGSSQSILARIKIMGHLDISERRVPQDGRVRFKKGSIDLDLRLSTLPTVYGEKAVMRLLQKASNIPEVEQLGFSEHNYQRYLDTIHKPNGIFLVTGPTGSGKSFTSFSTLKRIAVPEKNTTTIEDPVEYEIPGIIQSQVNNTAGMTFARALRAFLRQDPDIIFVGEIRDTETAKIAVEAALTGHLVLATLHTNDAPGAIVRLEEMGVEHFNIGAAVVGVVAQRLVRKVCPDCKAPTNADPDVLRRLGITERDLRGAQLMRGAGCNRCGGTGYKGRMGIHELMVIDEPLRIAIGSGKNATEITEVAINQSGMKTLRQDGIEKALSGITTLEEVLAVTSK, encoded by the coding sequence ATGGCACTCTCAATCGGTGACCGGCGCCTGGGCGCCATTCTGCTCGAACAGGGGTACGTGAACGACACGGACCTGCAAAAAGCCCTGGTCCGTCACGCCGAGGTGGGCGGCCGCCTCGCGGAGATCCTGATCGACTCCGGCATGGTCGGCGAGAAACGCATCGCGCGGGCCATCGAGGAGGCGCTGGGTATTCCGCTGGTGAACCTGCTGGTCGTGACGCCGGAGGCGCAGGCGCTGGCCGCCGTGCGCCCCCAGACGGCCCTGAGCGTGCAGGCCTTCCCGTTCGCGGTGGACGGCGGCACCCTGCGCGTGGCGATCGTGGACCCGCTGTCCAGCCTGAGCATCGAGGCGCTCGAGGACGACAGCGGCATGAACATCGAGCCGTACCAGGCGCTGCGTGACCAGATCATGTGGGCCATCGCCACGAACTACCCGGACCTGAACCTGCAGGCCGAACTGCCCGCCGACGCCGAGGCCAACAGCGGCGGCGGCATGATGGGCCAGCGCCTGATCTCGCGCGGCCTGATCACCGACGCGCAACTGCAGATCGCGCTGGACTCTCAGCAGCAGACGGGCGAACCGCTGGGCTCCACCCTGATCGCGCAGAAAGCCATCACGGAAGATCAGCTGTACGAGATCCTGGCCGAGCAGGTCGGCGCGGTGTACCTGCGCAACCCCCGCGACTTCCAGCCCAGCGAGGACGTGCTGGGCAGCATGCTGCGCGCCGACGCGCTGCGCCTGAACGCCGTGCCCGTCGACGAGACCGACAGCGGCGTGACGGTGGTCGCCAGCGATCCCCGCAAACGCGAGGACATCGAGGCGCTCGTGGGCCGCCCCGTGCAGCTGATTCTCGCCAAGCCGCGCGACGTGGAACTGCTGATCGAACGCTTCTACCCGCAGCGCGGCCGCCTGGGCGAGCAGATGGTGCAGCAGGGCACCCTGTCACGCGCGCAGCTGCGCGAGGCGTTGCAGGTACAGGCCCGCGAGGGCCGCGTCAAACCGCTGGGCGAGGTGATCGTGGAACTCGGGTTCGCCGGGGCCGACGAGATCGACAACGCCCTGCAGAAACAGAACTCCGGGGGCGGCCGCCTGGAAGACACGCTGGTGCAGTCCGGGAAGCTCAGCCCGGAGATGCTGGCCCGTTCGCTGGCCGCGCAGCTCGGCTACGAGTTCCTGGACCCGGTCCAGAACCCGCCGGACAGCAAGGTCGCGTTGATGATCCCGGAAAGCACCGCCCGCCGCTACGGCGTGGTCCCGGTCCGCCTTCAGGGCGAGTCGCTGGTCATCGCCATGAAGGACCCGCGCAACGTGTTCGCGCTGGACGACCTGAAACTCATCACGGGCCGCGAGGTCATCCCGGCCGTCATGGCCGAAAAGGACATCGTCCGCCTGATCGAGCGGTACTTCGGCAGCAAGGACATGGCCGACCTGAACCAGCGGCTGGTGCAGGAAAGCAAGCAGCGCGACAAGGACAACAAACGCCAGGAAGACACCGACGTCAGCGCGGGCCTCGACGACAACGCCGTGGTGCGCGTCGTGGACAACATCATCCGCGAGGCGGCCCTGCAGGAAGCCAGCGACATCCACATCGAACCGACCGAGACGGCCCTGCGCGTCCGCTACCGCGTGGACGGCATCCTGCGCGAACAGAACGAGCTTCCCAAGGGCAGTTCGCAGAGCATCCTGGCGCGCATCAAGATCATGGGCCACCTGGACATCAGCGAGCGGCGCGTGCCGCAGGACGGCCGCGTGCGCTTCAAGAAGGGCAGCATCGACCTCGACCTGCGACTGTCCACGCTGCCCACCGTGTACGGCGAGAAGGCCGTCATGCGACTGCTGCAGAAGGCCAGCAACATCCCCGAAGTCGAGCAACTGGGCTTTTCCGAGCACAACTACCAGCGTTACCTGGACACCATTCACAAACCCAACGGCATCTTCCTGGTGACCGGCCCCACCGGCTCCGGGAAGTCCTTCACGTCCTTTTCCACCCTCAAGCGCATCGCGGTGCCCGAGAAGAACACCACCACCATCGAGGACCCGGTCGAATACGAGATTCCGGGCATCATCCAGTCACAGGTGAACAACACGGCGGGCATGACCTTCGCCCGCGCCCTGAGGGCCTTCCTGCGACAGGACCCCGACATCATCTTCGTTGGCGAGATCCGAGACACCGAGACCGCCAAGATCGCCGTCGAGGCCGCCCTGACCGGACACCTCGTGCTGGCCACCCTGCACACCAACGACGCGCCGGGCGCCATCGTGCGCCTCGAGGAGATGGGCGTCGAGCACTTCAACATCGGCGCGGCCGTCGTGGGCGTGGTCGCCCAGCGCCTCGTGCGTAAGGTCTGCCCGGACTGCAAGGCCCCCACCAACGCCGACCCGGACGTCCTGCGCCGCCTGGGCATCACGGAACGCGACCTGCGCGGCGCGCAACTGATGCGCGGCGCCGGCTGCAACCGCTGCGGCGGCACCGGCTACAAGGGCCGCATGGGCATCCATGAACTGATGGTCATCGACGAACCGCTGCGCATCGCTATCGGCTCCGGCAAGAACGCCACCGAGATCACCGAGGTCGCCATCAACCAGAGCGGCATGAAAACCCTGCGCCAGGACGGCATCGAGAAGGCGCTGTCCGGCATCACCACCCTGGAGGAGGTGCTGGCCGTCACCAGCAAGTAA
- a CDS encoding type IV pilus twitching motility protein PilT, with protein sequence MTQPAADITDILRFAADKGASDVILTVGLAPQFKLQGVYDSQGFAELAPTETRKLMYSMMNEKQQRTFEERRELDFSFALGEKARFRVNAFMQRGNVGGVLRLIPTKIKSAQEMGLPQNVIDIANAPRGLVLVTGPTGSGKSTTLAAMIDYINTTKRLHIMTIEDPIEFMHTHKQSIINQREVGADTMSFNDALRAVLRQAPDVILVGEMRDYETIKAAVTAAETGHLVMGTLHTNSAPESIDRIVDVFPEEQQEQIRVQLANNLVAVMTQQLLPRLDGQGRILAYELLIANPAVRALIREGKTYQITSVMQTGAREGMVTMDAFLANLYRRRVISFDIGVERAVDSKEFARLANDPTVGTAGGSAAAPAGYGSAPVAGFAPSSTPAPGGYAGRDAGRGADVGRADVGRGAGTTSTPEMGGGTGGYGRR encoded by the coding sequence ATGACCCAGCCCGCCGCCGACATCACCGACATCCTGCGTTTCGCCGCCGACAAGGGCGCGTCCGACGTGATCCTCACCGTCGGGCTCGCCCCGCAGTTCAAGTTGCAGGGCGTGTACGACTCGCAGGGCTTCGCGGAACTGGCCCCCACCGAGACCCGCAAACTGATGTACTCCATGATGAACGAGAAGCAGCAGCGCACCTTCGAGGAACGCCGCGAACTGGACTTCTCGTTCGCGCTGGGTGAGAAGGCCCGCTTCCGCGTGAACGCCTTCATGCAGCGCGGCAACGTGGGCGGCGTGCTGCGACTGATTCCCACCAAGATCAAGAGCGCCCAGGAGATGGGCCTCCCGCAGAACGTCATCGACATCGCCAACGCGCCGCGCGGCCTGGTGCTCGTGACCGGCCCGACCGGTTCGGGGAAATCCACCACGCTGGCCGCCATGATCGACTACATCAACACCACCAAGCGGCTGCACATCATGACCATCGAGGACCCCATCGAGTTCATGCACACGCACAAGCAGTCGATCATCAACCAGCGTGAGGTCGGCGCGGACACCATGAGCTTCAACGACGCCCTGCGCGCCGTGCTGCGTCAGGCGCCCGACGTGATCCTGGTCGGCGAAATGCGCGACTACGAGACCATCAAGGCCGCCGTGACCGCCGCCGAGACCGGACACCTCGTGATGGGCACCCTGCACACCAACTCCGCGCCGGAATCCATCGACCGTATCGTGGACGTGTTCCCCGAGGAGCAGCAGGAGCAGATCCGCGTGCAGCTCGCCAACAACCTCGTGGCCGTCATGACGCAGCAGCTGCTGCCCCGCCTGGACGGCCAGGGCCGCATCCTGGCGTACGAACTGCTGATCGCCAACCCCGCCGTGCGCGCCCTGATCCGCGAGGGCAAGACCTACCAGATCACCTCCGTCATGCAGACCGGCGCGCGCGAGGGCATGGTCACCATGGACGCCTTCCTGGCGAACCTGTACCGCCGCCGCGTGATCTCCTTCGACATCGGCGTCGAGCGCGCCGTGGACAGCAAGGAATTCGCCCGCCTCGCCAACGACCCCACCGTCGGAACCGCCGGAGGCAGCGCCGCCGCGCCCGCCGGGTACGGCAGCGCGCCCGTGGCGGGCTTCGCGCCCAGCAGCACCCCCGCGCCCGGCGGGTACGCGGGCCGTGACGCCGGACGCGGCGCCGACGTGGGCCGCGCCGATGTGGGCCGCGGCGCGGGCACCACCAGCACCCCGGAAATGGGCGGCGGTACCGGCGGCTACGGACGCCGCTGA